The Mercurialis annua linkage group LG7, ddMerAnnu1.2, whole genome shotgun sequence genome includes the window ATATTCTGGGTTAGATTTCTTTAGAAATCCCAGTTGTATTCTTTTTCCGGACTTTTGATGTTGTCTCTTTCTTAAGTTGTAGCCTAGAGTGTGCCACCTTGAGTGTGCCTCTTTTTTGTGCGAAAACTTAAGTTTGAGTCTTTGCCACGTCTTGTGGCTTTTTAATATACTttgatttatcaaaaaaaaaaaactttattaatttaatcctttaactAATAGGGGTATATTTAATATGATTTGCATACATGTTATACGGAATTATAAAGAAATTAGGATAGAATATATATGATAAACTGCTCTATATATAGTGCGTAGAAAAGTTTTGTCGGCTATATATTCTTAAGCAAATGGATGCATGATATTAAATTTGCTTCAGGGTAGGCTATCAGGTATACACTTCCCTAAGTATTTATGTTTGTAGGGTTAGTATTCCATTAATGCAacccaataaataaataaacaaatagtaCAATGATTGAACCAGTATTTTCTCgaattttacaaaattatttatttatttatttattatttaatattatatgattaatgtataaataaattatttaattttttataattttctccCAAAGGTAAGAGAATGTTTCCATAAGataagtatataaattaattcaaaaaaattgcttttagatttaaatatttaattaaatattttttaagtattttaatataaaatgtaacAAATTTTTGTTTAGTGTGGTTTAAGTGGAATTTCTACCCAGATAATGGTTAGCCAGTTTACTACCAAACTGAATTAAATTAAGTATAGCTACTTACATCGGAGGGGTCTGTCGTTGttactcttggttttgttttactGTTCATGACAGGACTTAGGTATAGGCCACTAAAGCCTATATCTATGGCTTAAGTTTTAGAGACTCCCATATTTTTTTAGgtttaatatcttaaaaaaaacctCAATTTTATAATCCTTTTTCGATCATATCctaacattaaaaatttattaattttatcatattttaaattttatcgtttcaattgtaccctgaaatattaaattaatgtattttttatttgaaaaaaaataatcaaaaacgttctccataTATAGTATATCTTAATTctacattaaaatttatttaaatatagttaaattaattaaaaatttaaattagttttaatttgattatagtgttagttattttttttaaaataaaagacttacttgtactttttaaaagaaatgaatttaattttatctttaaattgtGGTTAGTtgaatgtttttattatttaaataaaaaattaataaaaatttaaaaattagggtacaattgaaacgataaaatcaaaatagggtaaaattgacaagttttcaacgtcagaatAGGATCAAAAAGGGGATATAAAGTCggttttttaagatattagaccttttttttataaacaataatgtataaaaagaaCACAAAAAATGACAAAAGACTTTAACTCTAAGCTTTCGCATAAAAAGTGGCACATTCAGGATATCACATTAGAAGATACGACAGAGAGAAAGACCAAAACAATACAAGTCAGGagcctaaaaataaaatacaaaaagaattCCTAAGAAATTCAAACTCGAAGAGAAAACTTTATATTACAACATTTATATGCCGTAAAAAAATTCCGACCTTTTGACCTCTTTTTCGATCCTACACTAACgttaaaaaatcatcaattttatcctattttgcatttttgtgttttaattgcaccttaaaatattaaattgatgtcTTTTTcatcttaaaaaaaatgttctccatgtctagcatatattaattgtatgtgtttaaaatttattttaatttaattaaattaattaagaatttaaattagttttaatttgattatgatttttagttagtttttttaaaaataaaggacctatttatacttttttgaatgaaaatatttagttttatctttaaacttagttaattgaataatttcatcatttaaataaaaaaattaacaaaaattaaaaaattggtgTACAATTGAACcaataaaatgcgaaatagggtaaaattgactagtTTTCGACGTTAGTGTAGGATCAAAAAGAGGTTAAAAGATCGGGATTTTTTTTGAAGGCACTAGGCTTATAAATAAAAGTTGCTTtagttaaacaatttaaaatcaatGTCTCCCTGCTTGAATATTTATGTTGAAAGACTTTGATGTTCCTGCATTTTTATATCTCTCATAAAACCAAAAATGAAAAGACTTGCCAAAATATTCAATACAACCCTTTAGAAATGATATCGATCCATTATGACATAAACTCTCCCAAAGATCTAGGAAATGACCAAAGCACATCAAGTATTTGGAAAACACTACACCAGATATTTCTAGCGAATTTACAATGAATGAGAATATGAGATTGAGTTTCCACCACACCACAAATCAAGCACAAGGAGTTATCAACCGAGACAATACAATGAACAACCAAAAAATCCAGAGAAGGAATCCTACCATGTAAGATGAGCAAAATAAAGAATTTGCCTTTCGGTGGCGCATACAATTTCCACACAGAGGAGAAAACAAGTTGCCTCCCATGTGAAGTCTAAGCAACTGAATCAACCGTTGAATCAGGCCCAGCAAACATTTGATATCCATTCCAATacatacattagtatgtcgttgATGGATTCCCGTTACAGCAGCAGGTCTTGGAAAAATCTGGTCCACTACGGACATGTTCTGGTCGAAAAGAAATAATGGTTGCTATATGGATTGAAGAATCATCTCTCAAACCAATCAACACATGACCATATACAAATCAAAAAAACATTCGTATAAAAGAAGCTGAAGTAAACACCTTGGACCTTGCATTCCAATATACCTCATCGCACTGCCCCACAATGCCAATAAAACCGGCCACACCTGATTGTAGCTCATGTAAAATTAAACTTTCAGCTCCCCTTAACCGGCGTCTCCAATGTTAACCCATATCCAAAACATCACGAATGGTAGCACTCTTGTGGTTTGAAAGATTGTAAAGACGAGGGAATAAATGTAATGCCAAACCATTACCCAACCACTTGTCATTCCACAATTAAATAACTGCTCCATCACcaataacatattttaaattattgataaaaaCACCCCAAGTATTAACATCATTGCAGCAAATTTGTCTTATACCCCTCCAAATAAATGACAACATTTTCATATTACGATGGATCAAAAAATTCCAATCAACCACAAAAGAACTAGAGATCACCTTGAACCACAAAAAGCTACCATTATTAATTCTCAAATCCCAAATCTATTTAAAAAGAAGACTTTGATATCTAAGGTAAAGATTAAAAATTCCCAGATCCCTATTAGAAAAGTCTTAACAAATAACTTTCCAGGAGACCTAACCTAAGGTTCTAGAAAAACCATCCCTTTCAAAGAAAATGCATCATATATGACTGAAGTTGTTTCAGAACAAGAATAGGCATCCTGAAAACAGACATATAATAGACGAGAACACTGAATAAGACAAACTTAATAAGGACTAACCTTCCTGCAGGAGATAGCAGAGAACCTTTCCGAAGAGCCAAACGTGACTTAAAACATTCCACCACACTGTCCCAAGAGTTAGCAGAGAGCTTTCTATTGATAAGAGGAAGACTCAAATACTTGATCAGAAAAGAATCGATCTTACAACCAACCGTCTGATGTGCTATCAATAGGTCAACGTTAGTCACATTAACTCCCATAAtggaacttttataaaaattaatcgtCAAACCAGAGATCAACTCAAAACAACAAAGGATACGAGTATAATTCATAAACTTTTCAATATCAAAAGCAATGTATAAAATAGTGTCATCCCCAAACTGAAGCTGAAAGATAGTGTTGGACAAAGTCATTTTCATCTCTCTAAGTTTGCCTTTGACAATGAATTTAAAGGTTCTAATATTGTTTATTAGTATGTAGAAACATATTAAAACCATCGTGGGTTGATTCGGAAGTTTCTAGCGAgaatcaaaaaaatccaaatttacAAAGTTCTAGTAGCAAAATCGCGTATGCGACAGATAAGAGTCACGAGAGCGACATATGAAGCACGGGCGCGACAAAGGAGAGTCACAGGCGCGACTGCCTGAAGTTTTCACATGCTTTCCAAACGGCAAATGTCACGGGCGCGCCACCAAGCTGTCAGGGGGCGAGTCTTATATCTTTTGGAGTTCAAGGCTACTTTCAGACTTTCTAGTTATCAACTGACACTTGGTAAAGTCCTATTGGAAGATTCAAGATGATCAGGTTTCACGGGCACGACTTTTTGCTTTTCAGCAAAAGTTGAATCTTTTCTTAGAAGACTTAGAGAAGAGTTGTTagggttataaatacccctcAACCACCATATTTATATGATTAGACACTCTAAAAAACAATAACAACTATAAACTTTCAATTCATATCTTACTTCATTAATTGTGCATCTTAATTGATTGATAATCAATACTTTGATTTATTTAGTGTTTTTGGGTTTGTGATTAACCTTAAAAAATCACTTAGTGAGTTGATGTTTAGCTCTAGAAAAACATTCTTTGTAATTTGTTAGGTGTTAAGCTTAAAACAGCCCCATTAGTGAATTTATTacaaatctcaatctttgatcaAATTGATTCTATTCCACTCTAAATTTCCCGTGTTTTTCTTCTATCTCTAAAACTTCCAATCTAAACACCAatccatttttaatttactaaaataacataatccacCGACCTTTAAGGTATTATTTGGGACTTAAATTGGCATCAGAGCTAGTTTGCTCATATTTTTTGCTTAATTGCGAGTTCTTCGATCCAAATGACTACCGAAAATTTCAATAATACTCTTCGTCCTTTATTTGATAGAACTGATTATCCAAATTGGAAATTTTGGATGGAAAATTATCTTGATATTGATGATGTTTATCTTTGGGGTATGGTGCTTGATGGATATGGTGTTCTCACCGAAGAAGAAGATGGTGTTGTAGTGCCTTGGACAAAGAAAGAGTAGACAAGGAATCAAATTCAAGCTAATGCCCTCAATCGGAAGGCAATTTGTGTGATCTTTTCCTCTTTGTGTAGAGAGGATCAAGGAAGGGTTCAACATTGCTTAACCACTCAAGACATGTGGAAGATACTTGAGAACTATCATAAAGGAATAGTTTAAGTGAAGAACAAAAAAGTTGCGCTTTTTGTTGGGGAATACGAAGCATTCAAGAGCAAGGCAAATGAGAACATCGCCAAAATCACTAATAGGCTACTTACTATCATTATAAACCTCAAGAAGCTTGGCAAGCATTAAACTCTTAGCCCCAAgattttaagaatttttgtttttgtaaataattaatttattagcaCAACCACAAAAAAGTGGGAGGCAAAAAGCCTTTCGAGAAAGGCAAAAGAGCTACACAAAATTACAGAAAAAGTCTAAATTTCTAAAGAAATTATTGTCGGAAAAGACAAAACCCGATTACTATCCTTGTAAAAAGTAATAGACTTGCAAATAATAGAATAAACACTACTAAAATGCTGCCTTATAGCGacagatttttccgtcgctaaaagcatgaaatccgtcggcaaaatcCTCGTCGCTAATTTGTTAGCGACGGACCAAAAAAATTGGCGACGGATGTTTCAGaaattgccgacggattttagcgacggatttaaatccgtcgctaactgaaaaaaataaaaaataaaaaatagtaaatcgtaaaaataaattattattatttaatcggtcacacACCCGTAACCCTCCGTCACCCACCCGTCGCCCTCCGTTACCCATCCGTTGTCTCCATCACCCACtcgcaatttttacaaacttctCAGTAGGTCATCCATCCTTCCCATTGCTCCCACTCATTGCTCTTTAACTTTGAAGTTCTCCCGCGCGTAGATCCACCTGAACCAGCTCAGCTTCTtgttatgtatatatgtatatatgtatatttatatttaaatgtaactaaaaaataacaaatacttcctcccacattttaagataataattttttataatagttattttaaataattattaatgaataaataaataacaatgtttttaatatattttataaataattatgttatatttaaataatattatatttaattaaaaaaataattattattttttctttaataattatttttttaaataactttttgataaaaaaatttatttttacgatttttttttttatttttttaaattagcgacggatttaaatccgtcgctaaattagcgacggatattttaccgacggattttgaatcgatcgctaaaatccgtcggtaaaacacagttttttagtagtgaaaCTATAGAACTCGAATCTACCATCTCATGTCGAAAAAACGCTTGTTTCTTGCtttttaaatttctcaaattccGAAAAACCAGAAAGCTTGCCATAGATTGCGATGCCGATTATGTGAAAGAGAACTccaatagtaaaaaaaaagtgaatagACGAAGGTGCTGCCCACTTTTTATTGCAAGGACTAACAATATCGTTCCAAGTAAGCAAGTAAAACGGAAATGATAATATGACTAACAATAGCGTTTCAAATAAGACGAAGGTGCTGCCCACTTTATGCTTAGTAATTGTTTTTTGTagggattttttttgtaatttgaattcttttctatttaaaagagaagattaaattcaataaagtaataaataatttaaacgaaaataaaacaaaaagagaGTTGGTAATATTTGAAGGAACTATCattaaaatctcaaaaattaaatttattaaagaacAGAAAATGCAAGGGAAATTAATGAGATTTTCCGCTtaatagacttgtgacgagatTCTATTCACGGGACCATAACAAACCGAACGCTACAATTGATTATCGCTTCCTTTTACTAATTCAACTTCCTAAATAATATGTGGATATATTTGAAATGattcatataaattttagaagtaatgttaaattaattcataaattatacatgctttctcaatttaattgcgaattttaaaacgtctcaattgtatgcagaaaattttatttttttctcaattcaatACATATGTTGACGTACCATTTTTTCATTGGTGTGATTTTACTGAGGTGGTCATCAATTTTGGCAGCCACGTCAGTATTTTGAACACGTGTATCGGATTgaggaaaaaaatgaaatttcatgtatacaattgaaacgttttaaaattcgtgATAAAATTGAGAAACAGgtattaatttatgaaatttttttaacattactccaaaattttaaacaaaactgAAAGATAGAATAAAATTAGTTGCGTAAAATAGTATATAGTATATTGCCTAACGTTCTAGGCAGAAAATCATATACTAGCTACTCTTAATGAGCTCTATATGACATGAAATAATTGCTTCAGGGTAGGGTGTAAGATGTACACTTCGCTACGTATTTTTGTCTACGAATTTATGTTTGTAGGGTTAGCATTCCATTAATGCAACCagactaaaaaaataatagaattacAAATAAACGAtaattctttttgaattttacAAAGCTATAAATAACTGTTATTTTATACTAtgtattcctttttttttttaaatgatatattCATTAGTCAAAGACAGCAATTGCATAGATGATAATTTCGGATGGGACACATTAACCaaaactgataaaaaaaaacagtgcCCATGAGAGCCATTCCAGCTAAATGATGAGCAAGAATATTCGCTTTTACGTTTATATATCAATAGTCAGAAGCCTACAATCTTGAACTATTAAAACTAACTTCAATATATGGCAAATTTGTATGTTGAAGAGATTCACCACATCCTTTGCGTCTGATTGGACATTAAACGGGTGAGATTTGTTTTCTTTGCCAACAGAATTCCATCGGGTTAAATGTTTTTGCGGTTTTCGAGCTACAGCTTTATAACGAAACCGTTatcaaaaagttataaaatgatTAGTGAACTATAGTTATGTAACAAAACGATTATAAAAAGTCATAAAATAGTTATCtaagtataattttttaacaaaatggtTAGCGATTTGCTGATCTGGATAAGGCAAAGATGGACATTTAAGTAAAAGTCGGTAATTGTTatgtaaaaaattatagtttggtaactgttttattaatttttataatttagtaacctttttattataaaattatggttcgataatcaatttataattttcataaTTCGGTAACGAATTTGTTAATTATAAAGTCATAGTTCgataataacaatttttttaacctGAATTCCATCCCTAATACCCTTAGCTTCAATAACACATACTAAGCTCTCACCATGCCATTCCAGTCTCTTATTACAGCACCTACACTGTCAAAACTTACATCCACATTTATGCAGAACACGTCTCTTTTCTTGGTGGGATCAGCTGCCCCCTCATCTTTTCCTGACGAGTGTTTTATAATCATTAACATACCTTCGGCACATTTCAGAGTTCATGAACTTGTCCTTTATAAGACTTCCCTAACTATGGAAAAGAAAATCCTTCACATTCCAAGACATCTATGGTTTGATGACATAGACAAGATCCCATGTGTCCAACACTTTCTTAGCTTCAATACAAACTATCAGATTCATCTTAACAAGAATCCAGTTCTGGTAAATAAATTAACGGATATTAAACTTTCTGGGTCACTCAAGTATCAGGAaatctcaaaaaggtcactaaagtcatttttcttataaaatagTAACTGAactatactttttattacaaaagggttcatccatataaaacgacgtaaaaacttaacatttttgcttacgtgacaaagccaaaattacaaaaagaaacatAGTTCAGTGATATCTATGGTTTGATGACATAGACAAGATCCCATGTGTCCAACACACACTTAGCTTCAATACAAACTATCAGATTCATCTTAACAAGAATCCAGTTCTGGTAAATAAATTAACACATTTTTAGGTCTAAACATTTTATTCAGAGTTTTAATTCAAAAGGATACACTTTGGTTTAGTGCAATTTAAGTGGATACCAACAAAATCCAACCAGATAATTGCTAGACAGTGTACTATTTTTACTACCAAACTGAATTAAATCTAAGATAGCAACAAAATCATACAAAATCAAACCGGTAGGGTCTGTTATGCATGTTGGTTTAGTTTTCTGTCTCCTGCCCCTTTGCTAGGTCATGCACGTCGGTTTATTATAGTAGTTGAATATGATTAATTTTCATGTTTAACACACTTGGCCACTTGGTTACGTATAGCAGATTATAAAATTAGGGCAAAATTCTATATATTGAGTACAGTAGCAAGCTTGAACACACACCAATGGCATTAATAAGCCTATCAGAAATCTTTCTAGCATTTTTAAGCTTTGTCATTCTTCGCTTTCTTTTAAATACTAATGGCCAACCGATAAATTGGCCGTTCGTCGGAATGCTGCCGGATACTATCTTCAACTTTCACCGGATTCATGAAAGGATTACAGAAGTTGTAGAGCAAGATGGTCTCACGTTTTTGTACAAAGGACCTTGGTTTTCCAATGTCAAGATTTTAGCTACAGTGGATCCAGCGAACATTCACTATATAATGAGCTCCAATTTCCAAAATTTTCCAAAAGGGCATGAATTCTCTAAGATATTCAACATTCTTGGAGATGGCATTTTCAATTCGGATTACGATTCTTGGAAGAATCAAAGAAAGCTTGCTCAAGCATTGATTAATCATCGACAATTTAACCGATTCTTGGTGAAAACATGTCAAAACATGGTGGAGAAAGGGCTTGTTCCGGTTCTTGAGCACGTAGCGGATCAAGAATGCGTGGTGGACTTGCAAGATTTGTTTCAAAGATTTACATTTGATATCACATGCGTGTTGGTTACGGGAATTAATCCGAAATGCCTATCCGTCGACTTTCCCCAAGTCGATTTTTCAAAAGCTATGGATGATGCTGAGGAAGCTCTATTCTATCGGCATTTCTGGCCAGAAATTTCGTGGAAGATACAAAGATGGCTAGGGTTTGGTCCAGAATGGAGAATGCAAAAAGCTCACAAAGTTCTTGACGATGTGACAGCCGAATATATATCAAGAAAACGAGAACTATTAAAGGAACAGTCCGGTTCGGaacaagatgaagaagaaggagTTGATTTGTTAACATCATACATGAGTAACGAAGCCGGAATTAACGGTGCAAAACCGGATGATAAGTTCCTGACAGATACAATTCTAAATTTCTTACTAGCAGGAAGAGACACAACTAGTTCTGCCCTAACTTGGTTTTTCTGGAACATTTCCAAGAATCCAAAAATACTGTCCAAGATAAGAgaagaaatcaaagaaaaatgCTCCGTATTCGACCCGAAGGAGCTAAACAGTCTGGTTTATCTTCACGGAGCTTTATGCGAATCATTAAGGCTATACCCACCGGTTCCATTTCAGCACAAAGCTCCTTTTCGTGAAGATACACTACCAAGTGGACATAAAATCAAACCAGACACTAAAATAGTATTTTGCTTGTATTCAATGGGGAGAATGGCGTCAATATGGGGAGAAGATTGCTTAGAATTTAAGCCAGAGAGATGGATTAGTGAAGGAGGGAAAATAAAACATGAACCATCGTACAAATTCTTATCATTTAATGCAGGGCCAAGGACTTGTCTTGGGAAAGAAATTGCATTCACGCAAATGAAGGCGGTGGCAGCTAAAATTCTGCATAGTTATAATTTTGAATTAGTGGAAGGCCATCATGTGTCTCCGGAAACTAACTCCATCATTCTCCAGATGAAATATGGCCTAATAGTCAGGATTAGCAAGAGATgggtttaaatttaatttcgtGCATTGCTATGTCATTCTTTCAGTGTATAAGTGCatgtatttattcatttttcatttttctgtgGAAAAGATGTGGAGTAATTCTTCATGTAAAAATCCCAATATCCTTTTTAATTAATGTCAAATGTAAGAAGTTCCATTtgtattttattacttttttaatttaaatttcccatttattttatcttaataGTTCAACAAAACTTTCTTTTATGAatcaaaattgtattttattaatGACTATGAATGGTTACTGTTAGATAGTGCAAACAATTATACGAGTCACGAATTATGCCAAATATAATTACagtagaaa containing:
- the LOC126654883 gene encoding alkane hydroxylase MAH1-like, which produces MALISLSEIFLAFLSFVILRFLLNTNGQPINWPFVGMLPDTIFNFHRIHERITEVVEQDGLTFLYKGPWFSNVKILATVDPANIHYIMSSNFQNFPKGHEFSKIFNILGDGIFNSDYDSWKNQRKLAQALINHRQFNRFLVKTCQNMVEKGLVPVLEHVADQECVVDLQDLFQRFTFDITCVLVTGINPKCLSVDFPQVDFSKAMDDAEEALFYRHFWPEISWKIQRWLGFGPEWRMQKAHKVLDDVTAEYISRKRELLKEQSGSEQDEEEGVDLLTSYMSNEAGINGAKPDDKFLTDTILNFLLAGRDTTSSALTWFFWNISKNPKILSKIREEIKEKCSVFDPKELNSLVYLHGALCESLRLYPPVPFQHKAPFREDTLPSGHKIKPDTKIVFCLYSMGRMASIWGEDCLEFKPERWISEGGKIKHEPSYKFLSFNAGPRTCLGKEIAFTQMKAVAAKILHSYNFELVEGHHVSPETNSIILQMKYGLIVRISKRWV